Proteins from a genomic interval of Candidatus Dadabacteria bacterium:
- a CDS encoding CDP-alcohol phosphatidyltransferase family protein, producing the protein MADALILACGTGLRGESLDTFAGVSIGGLTQVRRLVRSCLKAGIDSITVVSPAHESVLRDMLPEAGSGQAKITFLNPGKTVVERERGGNTLVLQSNIFFHAPLLGDFLKEKPSAGGAVIMKTRDEGPAGESVVKPLGAVIVEPEAVADLVEDCDLSRWVGRYRDDGVKQFHVPEGVHAIRLDDSPESVSRAWRLLSSSVGKTSTGWIARNINGRISLPVSSWLARNTSLTPNQISVLTNILAGVPCIASYLSGYPVLGAVFMQIAAVLDRCDGEVARIKLLETKRGEWVDTLSDQITVGGFVISVPVGLYLHGGNQSLALALGAFNISVFLFFLAWSFFFMVRYTGSGSLVSYHRIDELVGGGDLSPARRLLAFLRPVMRRNFYSLVFIPVAILGGYPWVLAVTTLGLAGIFIHQIEDIFRVRARFFGGRRS; encoded by the coding sequence ATGGCGGACGCTCTGATTCTGGCTTGCGGGACCGGACTGCGCGGCGAGTCTCTTGACACTTTCGCCGGCGTTTCCATAGGCGGCCTCACTCAGGTTCGCAGGCTTGTGCGCTCCTGCCTCAAAGCCGGAATTGACTCCATAACGGTAGTTTCCCCCGCCCATGAGTCCGTCCTCAGGGACATGCTTCCCGAAGCCGGTTCGGGTCAGGCGAAGATAACCTTTCTGAATCCGGGCAAAACCGTTGTGGAACGCGAGCGCGGCGGCAACACGCTTGTGCTTCAGTCAAACATATTTTTTCACGCCCCGCTTCTGGGGGATTTTCTCAAAGAGAAGCCGTCTGCGGGCGGCGCGGTCATAATGAAAACCCGAGACGAGGGCCCGGCGGGCGAGAGTGTGGTAAAGCCTCTCGGAGCCGTTATCGTTGAGCCGGAGGCGGTTGCGGACCTCGTTGAAGACTGCGACCTGTCGCGCTGGGTGGGGCGTTACAGGGATGACGGGGTCAAACAGTTTCATGTTCCCGAAGGGGTTCACGCCATCCGCCTTGACGACAGCCCGGAGTCCGTTTCCCGCGCGTGGCGGCTTCTCTCCTCAAGCGTCGGCAAAACATCAACCGGATGGATAGCGAGGAACATAAACGGCAGAATCTCCCTGCCGGTAAGTTCATGGCTTGCCCGCAACACATCACTGACGCCGAATCAGATAAGCGTTCTGACCAACATCCTTGCGGGTGTGCCGTGCATAGCGTCATACCTGTCGGGCTATCCGGTTCTGGGGGCGGTTTTTATGCAGATAGCGGCCGTTCTTGACCGTTGCGACGGCGAGGTGGCAAGAATCAAACTTCTTGAGACAAAGCGCGGCGAATGGGTTGACACGCTCAGCGACCAGATAACCGTGGGCGGGTTTGTCATCAGCGTTCCGGTGGGCTTGTATTTGCACGGCGGCAACCAGTCTCTCGCGCTTGCTCTGGGCGCTTTCAACATATCGGTTTTTCTGTTTTTCCTCGCCTGGTCATTCTTCTTTATGGTTCGCTACACGGGGTCGGGCAGTCTGGTCTCATACCACAGGATAGACGAACTTGTGGGCGGCGGCGACTTGTCGCCCGCGAGGCGTCTTCTCGCGTTTCTCCGCCCCGTGATGAGGAGAAACTTCTACTCGCTCGTGTTTATTCCGGTGGCGATTCTTGGCGGCTACCCGTGGGTGCTTGCGGTAACCACTCTGGGGCTTGCGGGCATCTTCATCCACCAGATTGAAGACATATTCAGGGTGAGGGCGCGCTTTTTCGGCGGGCGGCGGTCTTAA
- a CDS encoding alanine/glycine:cation symporter family protein, with product MLLPVFLFPALFITFALSAPQSAHAGIESSIESVAAPVADFMLKWVFYSVPLFGTQVKVVVMLLVGAGVFCTLYFRFINIRGFGRAIDLVAGRRDSARDAPGEVSHFQALATACGATVGLGNIAGVAIAVSKGGPGATFWMIVAGLLGMSLKFCECTLGVKYRKENPDGSVSGGPMYYLSRGLGEMGLGGLGRVLSVMFAVFCIGGAIGAGGIFQANQSFKQIQGIAEAGGGQVSGALFGVALAVALGFVIIGGIKKIATVTARVVPFMAIIYVLSAGAVIALQFDKLPEAFSLIVRGAFSPEGVEGGMLGVMVWGFQRATFSNEAGLGSAPIAHSAVKTRHPATEGIVALLEPFLDTVVICTMTSLVIVLTGAYRIPEGMGGIEITSAAFASSLEWFPYLLALCALLFAFSTMISWSYYGLKSWTFLFGETPRQKLAFNFIFCLFVAAGAAASLSSVINITDSMIFLMAAVNLTGVFLLAPVVKRELRSYMNSRDGK from the coding sequence ATGTTGCTTCCGGTTTTCCTGTTTCCCGCCCTCTTCATCACTTTTGCGCTGTCCGCGCCCCAAAGCGCGCATGCGGGGATTGAGAGTTCCATAGAGAGCGTAGCCGCCCCCGTAGCGGACTTTATGCTCAAATGGGTGTTTTACTCCGTCCCGCTGTTCGGGACGCAGGTGAAGGTGGTTGTCATGCTGCTTGTGGGGGCGGGGGTGTTCTGCACCCTGTATTTCAGGTTCATCAACATAAGGGGATTCGGCAGGGCGATAGACCTTGTGGCGGGCAGGCGCGACAGCGCGCGGGACGCCCCCGGAGAAGTCAGCCACTTTCAGGCGCTTGCAACCGCATGCGGAGCCACGGTGGGGCTGGGCAACATTGCGGGCGTGGCGATAGCGGTCTCCAAGGGGGGGCCGGGGGCAACCTTCTGGATGATAGTGGCGGGGCTTTTGGGAATGTCGCTCAAGTTTTGCGAGTGCACGCTCGGCGTCAAATACCGCAAGGAAAATCCCGACGGCTCCGTCTCCGGCGGCCCCATGTATTACCTTTCGCGCGGGCTGGGCGAGATGGGGCTCGGCGGGCTCGGCAGGGTTCTGTCAGTGATGTTCGCGGTGTTCTGCATCGGCGGGGCGATAGGGGCGGGCGGCATCTTTCAGGCGAACCAGTCTTTCAAGCAGATACAGGGCATAGCCGAGGCGGGCGGGGGGCAGGTTTCGGGAGCGCTGTTCGGCGTTGCGCTGGCGGTTGCGCTGGGTTTTGTAATCATCGGGGGCATAAAAAAGATAGCGACCGTAACGGCGAGAGTGGTTCCGTTTATGGCAATTATATATGTGCTGTCGGCGGGAGCAGTCATAGCGCTTCAGTTTGACAAACTTCCCGAAGCCTTCTCCCTGATAGTGCGCGGGGCGTTCTCCCCCGAAGGCGTTGAGGGCGGCATGCTGGGCGTTATGGTGTGGGGGTTTCAGAGGGCGACTTTCTCAAACGAGGCGGGGCTCGGCTCCGCCCCCATAGCCCACAGCGCGGTTAAAACCCGCCACCCGGCGACCGAGGGCATAGTGGCGCTCCTTGAGCCGTTTCTTGACACGGTTGTTATATGCACGATGACCTCGCTTGTGATAGTGCTGACCGGGGCATACCGCATCCCCGAAGGCATGGGAGGGATTGAGATAACCTCCGCCGCATTCGCGTCCTCTCTGGAATGGTTTCCCTATCTGCTGGCGCTTTGCGCTCTGCTGTTCGCTTTTTCAACCATGATATCGTGGAGTTACTACGGGCTGAAGTCATGGACGTTTCTGTTCGGTGAGACCCCAAGGCAGAAACTCGCCTTTAACTTCATCTTCTGCCTGTTCGTTGCGGCGGGCGCGGCGGCAAGCCTCTCGTCCGTCATCAACATTACGGACTCCATGATATTTCTTATGGCGGCGGTAAACCTCACGGGGGTTTTCCTGCTGGCGCCCGTGGTCAAAAGGGAACTGCGCTCCTATATGAACTCGCGGGACGGCAAATAG
- a CDS encoding DUF3696 domain-containing protein: MLKELRIKNFKGWEDTGVIKMAPITLLFGANSSGKSSIGQFLMMLKQTVESPDRKAVFYPGGKNSAVHLGSYQEMVFHRNSANKIAFDYQWVMPELLEIEDRLHQDQEKVSGNILSFSAETGLSVKDKNTPVLHSLCYKILHEDKVKLSIVMKRKSDTSSDYEVEYPVEGYELTRRQGRVWPLGAPVRFYGFPDEVVAYHQNADFVQTLNLEHEKLFRNLYYLGPLRTKAERLYSWTGIEPDSVGYEGENTVAAILAAENRKISFAHRRRKKPFQESIAIKLKEMGLIEEFKVKPITKQRQDYEVKVCTKGSRDWVDLPDVGFGISQVLPVLVQCFYAPPRSIIIMEQPEIHLHPSAQSALADVMIDAINSRENGADRNIQLIIETHSEHFLRRLQRRIAEDRIPKEKVSAYFANITRTPATLDPLEINLFGNIKNWPENFFGDEMEDIIEQSKAAMGKRTRENEGKAEESE; encoded by the coding sequence ATGCTCAAGGAATTGCGAATAAAAAACTTCAAGGGATGGGAGGATACCGGAGTTATCAAGATGGCCCCCATAACTTTACTGTTTGGGGCCAACAGTTCGGGAAAATCCAGCATCGGTCAGTTTCTTATGATGTTGAAGCAGACCGTTGAGTCTCCAGACAGAAAAGCGGTTTTTTATCCCGGCGGTAAGAATTCTGCTGTCCACCTTGGATCTTATCAGGAGATGGTCTTTCACCGTAATTCTGCAAATAAGATTGCATTTGATTATCAGTGGGTAATGCCGGAGTTGCTGGAGATAGAAGACCGCTTGCACCAAGATCAAGAGAAAGTTTCTGGCAATATTCTATCTTTTAGTGCTGAGACGGGATTGAGCGTTAAAGATAAAAACACACCAGTACTTCATAGCCTCTGTTACAAGATATTGCACGAAGATAAAGTCAAATTATCCATAGTAATGAAGCGCAAGTCAGACACCAGTTCTGATTATGAAGTTGAATACCCAGTTGAAGGATACGAACTCACACGTAGACAAGGGCGCGTGTGGCCTCTCGGTGCGCCGGTCCGGTTTTATGGGTTTCCTGATGAGGTGGTTGCTTACCATCAGAATGCGGATTTTGTTCAGACTCTGAATCTGGAGCATGAAAAGTTATTCAGAAATCTGTACTATCTCGGGCCACTTCGCACAAAAGCTGAACGCTTGTATTCATGGACAGGAATAGAACCTGACAGTGTAGGCTACGAAGGTGAGAACACGGTTGCGGCTATTCTTGCCGCAGAAAACCGCAAAATTAGTTTTGCTCACCGACGACGCAAGAAACCCTTTCAAGAATCTATAGCCATTAAACTCAAGGAAATGGGACTAATAGAAGAATTCAAGGTCAAACCCATAACCAAGCAGCGACAAGACTATGAGGTCAAGGTTTGCACCAAAGGGTCAAGGGACTGGGTAGATCTTCCCGATGTCGGCTTCGGTATATCGCAAGTGTTGCCAGTTTTGGTGCAATGCTTCTATGCTCCGCCGAGGTCTATAATCATCATGGAGCAACCGGAGATTCATTTGCATCCAAGTGCTCAGTCTGCGTTGGCTGATGTGATGATAGATGCCATTAATTCTAGAGAAAACGGAGCAGACAGGAACATTCAATTGATCATTGAGACTCATTCGGAGCACTTTCTGAGGCGGCTACAAAGGCGGATTGCTGAAGATAGAATTCCGAAAGAGAAAGTGTCAGCCTATTTTGCCAATATAACTAGAACTCCGGCAACACTGGACCCTCTGGAAATTAATTTGTTCGGTAACATAAAAAACTGGCCAGAGAACTTCTTCGGTGATGAAATGGAGGACATTATTGAGCAATCCAAGGCTGCTATGGGGAAACGGACGCGAGAAAATGAGGGTAAAGCGGAGGAGTCTGAATGA
- the mtnA gene encoding S-methyl-5-thioribose-1-phosphate isomerase, translating to MPFKTIEWKDGAAVILDQRKLPGEKTYLRCETHTQVAGAITGMAVRGAPAIGIAAAMGFALGAAENSGAGTGEEFSKRMAEVRKTLEGTRPTAVNLFWATGRMAEVMERHEGAPPGEIARLLRDEAVAICNEDLETCMALGKAGQGLIKDGATVMTHCNAGGLATAGYGTALGVIRAARDAGKKVKVISSETRPLLQGARLTAWELCDDGIPVTLIADVAAGYMMKNGAVDAVIVGADRIASNGDVANKIGTYQLSVLAKHHGVAFFVAAPWSTVDMACASGRDIPIEQRAAGEVSHFAGTRTAADGAEIANPAFDITPAENIRAIITERGVASPPCGEELARISPPSPSLPEPQS from the coding sequence ATGCCGTTCAAAACCATAGAATGGAAAGACGGCGCGGCGGTTATTCTTGACCAGAGAAAACTGCCCGGCGAAAAAACCTACCTCAGATGCGAAACGCACACACAGGTTGCCGGAGCCATAACCGGCATGGCCGTCCGGGGCGCTCCCGCAATAGGCATAGCGGCGGCCATGGGCTTTGCCCTCGGCGCGGCTGAAAACAGCGGCGCGGGCACAGGGGAGGAGTTCTCAAAACGGATGGCGGAGGTGAGAAAAACCCTTGAGGGCACGCGTCCCACGGCGGTGAACCTGTTCTGGGCGACCGGCAGAATGGCGGAGGTGATGGAGCGGCATGAGGGCGCGCCGCCGGGCGAAATCGCGCGGCTTCTGAGGGACGAGGCGGTGGCAATATGCAACGAGGACCTGGAAACCTGCATGGCGCTGGGAAAAGCGGGGCAGGGTCTGATAAAGGACGGGGCGACCGTGATGACTCACTGCAACGCCGGGGGCCTTGCGACCGCCGGATACGGAACCGCGCTCGGCGTCATAAGGGCGGCGCGGGACGCGGGCAAGAAGGTGAAAGTCATATCATCCGAAACGCGGCCGCTTCTTCAGGGGGCGCGGCTTACGGCATGGGAACTGTGCGATGACGGAATACCGGTAACCCTCATAGCGGATGTTGCCGCCGGTTACATGATGAAAAACGGAGCGGTGGACGCCGTCATAGTGGGCGCGGACAGAATCGCCTCAAACGGCGATGTGGCAAACAAGATAGGGACTTACCAGTTGTCCGTGCTGGCAAAGCATCACGGGGTCGCGTTCTTTGTCGCCGCGCCGTGGTCAACGGTTGACATGGCTTGCGCCTCCGGGCGGGATATTCCCATTGAGCAACGGGCGGCGGGGGAGGTTTCCCACTTTGCCGGAACACGGACGGCGGCGGACGGGGCGGAGATAGCCAATCCCGCTTTTGACATAACGCCTGCGGAAAACATCCGCGCCATTATCACTGAAAGAGGTGTTGCAAGCCCGCCGTGCGGAGAGGAACTCGCCCGTATCAGCCCGCCTTCTCCATCTCTTCCTGAACCTCAATCGTGA
- a CDS encoding potassium channel family protein encodes MRNLIERPLYILLLYMGGILLFALIYWILPHGSFGKNLSLIESIYLSVVTITTLGYGDITPTNGLGMAITMFESIFGIVIIGAFINSAWKSHTNKIEQEQSRKIQETLKEKNRNNLLSYVSYSKSLIDDYQLVNFEITTPMSERSGKEPVLNFEFQLSDMRDIFYPSLSRNRGFGDSLISAYFDTEKAIISELKYILTNFDFEDFPKLKELIILFLTASHKTDVEKALIYYDNLPSDHQMRKLLVSMIRESKEQRTIGNQPNIIDPVVALNEAIPVKMRLINAIILEFENIQSNNTNM; translated from the coding sequence ATGCGCAATTTAATTGAACGACCACTGTACATACTCCTACTTTATATGGGAGGAATTCTACTCTTCGCATTAATTTACTGGATTTTGCCACATGGTAGTTTCGGAAAAAACTTATCCCTAATAGAAAGCATATATTTAAGTGTAGTTACAATAACTACGCTTGGATATGGAGACATCACACCTACTAATGGGCTCGGAATGGCAATAACTATGTTTGAGTCGATTTTTGGGATTGTAATTATTGGTGCTTTCATCAATTCTGCATGGAAGTCTCATACAAACAAAATTGAGCAGGAACAGTCAAGAAAAATTCAAGAGACTCTCAAAGAGAAGAACAGAAACAATTTGCTGTCTTATGTTTCTTACTCTAAATCACTTATAGATGATTACCAATTAGTCAATTTTGAAATAACCACCCCTATGAGTGAAAGAAGTGGTAAAGAACCTGTTTTGAATTTCGAATTTCAATTGTCAGACATGAGGGACATATTCTACCCCTCGCTTAGTCGCAATAGAGGCTTTGGAGATAGCTTAATATCTGCATATTTCGATACAGAGAAAGCGATCATAAGTGAGCTAAAATATATCCTGACAAATTTTGATTTTGAAGATTTTCCCAAACTTAAAGAGTTGATTATCCTTTTCTTGACCGCCTCTCATAAAACTGATGTAGAAAAGGCTTTAATATACTATGACAATCTTCCAAGCGACCATCAGATGAGAAAATTACTAGTAAGCATGATTAGAGAATCAAAGGAACAACGCACAATAGGCAATCAGCCAAACATAATAGATCCTGTAGTAGCATTGAATGAAGCAATACCAGTAAAGATGAGATTGATAAATGCCATAATCTTGGAGTTTGAAAACATACAATCCAACAATACCAACATGTAA
- a CDS encoding TraR/DksA family transcriptional regulator, producing MAKKNITKKPASVQSAKKKGSSSAPKKAAAKPRTKPPAAKTKTAAKPKPKPKAKPKTAKSPSSGYRKRFLDEIRKDLLLMRERLIRDVTRTVTRETEQTKIDVGDFYDQASDDRDRVLSLLFSERDRRNLSQIEGALKRIDEGTYGICEVTGEKIGEDRLRVMPFARFTIEVQEEMEKAG from the coding sequence TTGGCTAAAAAAAACATAACAAAGAAACCCGCTTCCGTCCAGTCGGCAAAGAAAAAGGGCTCTTCCTCCGCGCCGAAAAAAGCGGCGGCAAAGCCCCGGACAAAACCCCCCGCCGCAAAAACGAAAACGGCGGCAAAACCGAAACCCAAACCGAAAGCGAAGCCGAAAACCGCAAAGTCTCCTTCCTCCGGATACCGGAAACGGTTTTTGGACGAGATACGCAAAGACCTTCTGCTGATGAGGGAGCGCCTCATCAGGGACGTTACCCGCACGGTTACGCGGGAGACCGAGCAGACCAAAATTGACGTGGGAGACTTTTACGACCAGGCGTCGGACGACAGGGACAGGGTTCTGTCCCTCCTGTTTTCCGAGCGCGACCGCCGCAACCTGAGCCAGATAGAGGGGGCTCTCAAGCGCATAGACGAGGGAACTTACGGAATCTGCGAGGTGACGGGCGAGAAGATAGGCGAAGACAGGCTGCGGGTGATGCCGTTTGCCCGTTTCACGATTGAGGTTCAGGAAGAGATGGAGAAGGCGGGCTGA
- a CDS encoding RNA ligase family protein, translated as MKEDFFKFPSTPHLAVLPGADIRDDKVLSASGRDEFLQHNLVVEEKVDGANLGISFDLEGNVRAQNRGSYLQLPGAGQWKKLESWLSPRIGLLFDNLSDRYILFGEWCFARHSVFYERLPDWFLGFDIYDKEVARFLSSGRRDNMLKKMHIAKVPFIAQGYFTYLELRQLLSQSKLADQPAEGLYLRFDQDEKWLGQRAKLVRSEFIQSIEEHWSRSAIKSNHLSIDAYG; from the coding sequence ATGAAAGAAGATTTTTTCAAATTCCCCTCTACGCCTCATCTGGCGGTGTTGCCCGGCGCGGATATAAGGGATGATAAGGTGTTGTCGGCTTCCGGACGCGATGAATTTCTGCAACACAACCTTGTTGTTGAAGAGAAGGTGGACGGGGCGAATCTTGGGATTTCGTTTGATTTGGAAGGCAATGTGCGAGCACAAAACAGAGGCTCATACTTGCAGTTGCCCGGAGCAGGTCAATGGAAAAAACTTGAGAGTTGGTTGTCGCCCCGGATTGGTTTGCTGTTTGACAATCTTTCCGACCGTTACATTCTTTTTGGAGAATGGTGTTTTGCCCGGCATTCGGTTTTCTATGAGCGTCTGCCGGACTGGTTTCTCGGTTTTGATATCTATGACAAAGAAGTTGCCCGTTTTCTTTCATCGGGTCGGCGCGACAACATGCTCAAGAAAATGCACATTGCTAAAGTTCCGTTTATTGCGCAAGGGTATTTCACATACCTGGAACTCCGGCAACTTCTTTCGCAGTCAAAACTTGCCGACCAGCCTGCAGAAGGTCTCTATCTGAGGTTTGATCAAGATGAAAAATGGCTTGGACAACGCGCCAAACTTGTGCGCTCCGAGTTTATACAGTCCATTGAAGAACACTGGTCCCGTTCCGCCATAAAATCAAATCACTTGAGCATTGATGCTTACGGATGA
- a CDS encoding potassium channel family protein encodes FHRFKVVLGVFGMIFAHTVEIWLFGLAFYFMHHSGRFGSLEGNFDGSLLDCVYFSFTTYTSVGYGDIEPFGPLRFLSGVEAITGLSLIAWSASFMFLEMTKFWENEGTGK; translated from the coding sequence TTTCACCGTTTTAAGGTGGTGCTCGGCGTGTTTGGCATGATATTTGCCCACACGGTTGAAATCTGGCTGTTCGGTCTGGCGTTTTACTTCATGCACCACAGCGGCAGGTTCGGCTCTCTTGAGGGCAATTTTGACGGCAGTCTGCTGGACTGTGTGTATTTTTCCTTTACCACCTACACATCCGTCGGCTACGGCGACATAGAGCCTTTCGGGCCCCTCCGCTTCCTTTCCGGCGTGGAGGCGATAACGGGGCTGTCTCTGATAGCGTGGTCGGCGTCTTTTATGTTTCTGGAGATGACTAAGTTCTGGGAGAACGAGGGGACGGGGAAATAA
- a CDS encoding metal-dependent hydrolase codes for MSKLKDGTAITYYGHSTFLIKTPGDRSILIDPWVKGNPACPENLHKIDKVDIIAITHGHFDHISDAVEIAKEHKPQVVANWEVCDWLGKKGVENCLPMNKGGGQTVEGVRFVMTHAQHSSGITEEDGSTVYGGEPGGFVIELENGYRMYHAGDTNIFGDMKLIREIYAPRLAFLPIGDLFTMSPLEASYACRFVEPEIVIPMHYGTFPALTGTPEELKKLTADIKGLEVAALKPGETLV; via the coding sequence TTGAGCAAACTGAAAGACGGAACCGCAATAACCTACTACGGGCATTCAACTTTTCTTATAAAAACGCCCGGAGACAGGAGCATCCTCATAGACCCGTGGGTGAAGGGCAACCCCGCATGCCCCGAAAACCTCCACAAAATTGACAAGGTTGACATCATCGCCATAACACACGGGCACTTTGACCACATCTCGGACGCGGTGGAGATTGCAAAGGAGCACAAGCCGCAAGTGGTCGCAAACTGGGAGGTGTGCGACTGGCTGGGCAAAAAAGGGGTTGAAAACTGCCTGCCGATGAACAAGGGCGGCGGGCAGACGGTTGAAGGGGTGCGGTTTGTTATGACACACGCCCAGCACTCAAGCGGCATAACGGAAGAGGACGGCTCAACCGTTTACGGCGGCGAACCGGGCGGCTTTGTGATTGAACTTGAAAACGGCTACCGGATGTATCACGCGGGAGACACCAACATATTCGGCGACATGAAACTGATAAGGGAGATATACGCCCCGCGCCTCGCGTTCCTGCCCATCGGCGACCTGTTCACAATGTCGCCCCTTGAGGCATCCTACGCATGCCGGTTTGTTGAGCCGGAGATAGTGATTCCCATGCACTACGGCACATTCCCCGCCCTTACGGGAACGCCGGAGGAACTGAAAAAACTCACCGCGGATATCAAAGGGCTTGAAGTGGCGGCGCTCAAACCCGGAGAGACGCTGGTTTGA
- the serS gene encoding serine--tRNA ligase codes for MLDWKFVENNLDEVKTRLSGRGFSFDFAPLVRLFERRRELIAQAESLERQRNEGSREAAEMKRRGDEGGFASLSARMKEVSEKVKTLNAERADTESRIRGEMLGIPNLPHGSVPPGAGESENVEVSRWGEKPEFGFAPLRHDEIGAALGVLDLERAAKITGSRFSLYLGAGALLERALANFMLDVHTRENGYTETLPPFAANTASLTGTGNLPKFEEDLFKLKDTDYYLIPTAEVPVTNIHRDEVIPAASLPLKYAAYTPCFRKEAGSYGKDTKGIIRQHQFNKVELVKFARPEESYAELDSLLKDACGILERLGIHHRVVTLCAGDMGFSAAKTFDIEVWLPGEGAYREISSCSNFEDFQARRAQIRFKDGKKTAFAHTLNGSGLAIGRTVVAILENFQREDGSVEVPGALVPYMGGVERIERMP; via the coding sequence ATGCTTGACTGGAAATTTGTTGAAAACAATCTTGATGAAGTAAAGACGCGCCTGTCCGGGCGGGGATTTTCGTTTGATTTCGCCCCGCTGGTGAGACTTTTTGAGCGGCGGCGCGAACTGATAGCGCAGGCGGAGTCGCTGGAGCGGCAGCGCAACGAGGGCTCCCGCGAGGCGGCGGAGATGAAGCGGCGGGGAGACGAGGGCGGTTTTGCCTCGCTTTCCGCCCGTATGAAAGAGGTTTCCGAAAAGGTCAAAACCCTCAACGCCGAAAGGGCGGACACGGAAAGCCGCATAAGGGGCGAGATGCTCGGCATACCCAACCTTCCGCACGGCAGTGTTCCGCCGGGGGCGGGGGAGAGTGAAAACGTTGAAGTTTCGCGGTGGGGGGAGAAGCCCGAATTCGGTTTTGCCCCGCTTCGTCATGATGAAATCGGCGCGGCTCTCGGCGTTCTTGACCTTGAGCGGGCGGCAAAGATAACGGGCTCGCGGTTTTCGCTGTACCTGGGCGCGGGCGCGCTTCTTGAGCGCGCGCTTGCAAACTTCATGCTTGACGTTCACACCCGCGAGAACGGATACACCGAGACCCTGCCGCCGTTTGCGGCAAACACCGCCAGTTTGACGGGAACGGGCAACCTGCCGAAGTTTGAGGAAGACCTGTTCAAACTGAAAGACACCGATTACTACCTGATTCCGACCGCCGAGGTGCCGGTTACAAACATTCACCGGGACGAGGTAATCCCCGCGGCAAGCCTGCCGCTCAAATATGCGGCATACACGCCTTGTTTCCGCAAAGAGGCGGGGTCTTACGGCAAAGACACAAAGGGCATCATAAGGCAGCATCAGTTCAACAAGGTGGAGTTGGTCAAGTTTGCGCGTCCCGAAGAGTCTTATGCGGAGCTTGATTCCCTGCTCAAAGACGCATGCGGCATACTTGAGCGGCTGGGCATTCACCACCGTGTGGTAACCCTTTGCGCGGGCGACATGGGTTTTTCCGCGGCAAAGACCTTTGACATTGAGGTCTGGCTTCCCGGCGAGGGGGCATACAGGGAAATTTCCTCGTGCAGCAACTTTGAGGATTTTCAGGCGAGAAGGGCGCAGATAAGGTTCAAGGACGGCAAAAAGACGGCTTTTGCTCACACCCTCAACGGTTCGGGGCTTGCGATTGGAAGAACGGTTGTGGCGATACTTGAGAACTTTCAGAGGGAAGACGGGAGTGTTGAAGTGCCGGGGGCGCTTGTGCCTTACATGGGAGGGGTGGAGAGGATTGAGAGGATGCCCTAA
- a CDS encoding tetratricopeptide repeat protein, producing the protein MSRKLAVLAAVAGLALSSCGEKVDYSGMSAKTMFEKAESMAAGSRDFSKKNAIEMLKELQLRHPFSPYAPTASLKTADINFSRGRFRGASEQYSKFLADNPNHDRREYALWRLSKSFYNLKNSPDRDQDPCRKTIYWSQALLSYHPETQYAEEAAEQIRGCAAVLAQSELRIGEFYLKRGHTEAARRRFSHLAENFPGTEEAKQAAEMLSDLPPPPEQ; encoded by the coding sequence TTGAGCCGCAAACTGGCAGTTCTTGCCGCAGTTGCCGGGCTCGCCCTCTCCTCCTGCGGGGAAAAGGTTGACTACTCCGGCATGTCCGCGAAGACAATGTTTGAGAAGGCGGAGAGCATGGCCGCCGGAAGCAGGGATTTCTCCAAAAAAAACGCGATTGAAATGCTGAAGGAACTCCAGTTGAGACACCCGTTCAGCCCCTACGCGCCAACCGCCTCCCTGAAGACGGCGGACATCAACTTCAGCCGGGGAAGATTCAGGGGCGCGTCAGAGCAATACTCAAAGTTTCTGGCGGACAACCCGAACCACGACAGGCGCGAATACGCGCTGTGGCGGCTTTCCAAAAGTTTCTACAACCTCAAAAATTCACCCGACAGAGACCAGGACCCGTGCAGGAAAACAATTTACTGGTCTCAGGCGCTTCTCTCATACCACCCGGAAACGCAATATGCGGAAGAGGCTGCGGAGCAGATAAGGGGCTGCGCCGCCGTGCTTGCGCAAAGCGAGTTGAGGATAGGGGAGTTTTACCTCAAGCGCGGGCACACCGAGGCGGCAAGGCGGCGGTTTTCCCACCTTGCGGAGAACTTTCCAGGAACGGAAGAGGCAAAACAGGCCGCCGAAATGCTGAGCGACCTTCCGCCCCCGCCCGAACAGTAA